In Bradyrhizobium sp. 1(2017), one DNA window encodes the following:
- the dnaN gene encoding DNA polymerase III subunit beta produces the protein MKVTVERAQLLKSLGHVHRVVERRNTIPILGNVLVRAESAKLSLKATDLDLEVTETLPAETATAGSTTVPAHMFYDIVRKLPDGSQIVLEADGDRAVLAIRAGRSRFTLQTLPENDFPDLAAGDMSHSFSLAAKDVKRLIDRTQFAISTEETRYYLNGIYLHAAGSAKAATLRGVATDGHRLAQLDLVQPKGAEGMPGVIVPRKTVGEVQRLIEDTEAEMTIELSQAKIRFTIGNVVLTSKLIDGTFPDYGRVIPQGNDKELVVDKKDFENAVDRVSTISSERGRAVKLSLSAGKLVLSVTNPDSGSATEELEVEYASDALDIGFNSRYLLDIAAQIEGDVATLRLADPGSPTLVQDRDDKSALYVLMPMRV, from the coding sequence ATGAAGGTTACGGTCGAACGCGCGCAACTCCTGAAGTCGCTGGGCCATGTCCACCGCGTGGTCGAGCGCCGCAACACGATTCCGATCCTGGGCAACGTGCTGGTCCGCGCCGAGAGCGCGAAATTGTCGCTGAAGGCGACCGACCTCGACCTCGAGGTGACCGAGACGCTGCCGGCGGAAACCGCGACCGCGGGCTCCACCACCGTGCCGGCGCACATGTTCTACGACATCGTGCGCAAGCTGCCGGACGGCTCGCAGATCGTGCTGGAAGCCGACGGCGACCGCGCGGTGCTGGCGATCCGCGCCGGCCGCTCGCGCTTCACGCTGCAGACGCTGCCGGAGAACGATTTCCCCGATCTGGCCGCCGGCGACATGTCGCACTCCTTCTCGCTCGCGGCCAAGGACGTCAAGCGGCTGATCGACCGCACCCAGTTCGCGATCTCCACCGAAGAGACGCGGTACTATCTCAACGGCATCTATCTGCACGCCGCCGGCTCGGCCAAGGCTGCCACCCTGCGCGGCGTTGCCACCGACGGCCACCGCCTCGCCCAGCTCGACCTGGTCCAGCCCAAGGGCGCCGAGGGCATGCCCGGCGTGATCGTGCCACGCAAGACGGTGGGCGAGGTGCAGCGCCTGATCGAGGACACCGAGGCCGAGATGACGATCGAGCTGTCGCAGGCCAAGATCCGCTTCACGATCGGCAACGTCGTGCTGACCTCGAAGCTGATCGACGGCACCTTCCCCGACTATGGCCGCGTCATCCCGCAGGGCAACGACAAGGAGCTCGTGGTCGACAAGAAGGATTTCGAGAACGCGGTCGACCGCGTCTCCACCATCTCCAGCGAGCGCGGCCGTGCGGTGAAGCTGTCGCTGTCGGCGGGCAAGCTGGTGCTGTCGGTGACCAATCCGGATTCCGGCAGCGCGACCGAAGAGCTCGAGGTCGAATACGCCTCCGACGCTCTCGATATCGGCTTCAACTCCCGCTATTTGCTCGACATCGCCGCCCAGATCGAAGGCGACGTCGCAACGCTCCGCCTCGCCGACCCCGGCTCCCCCACTTTGGTGCAGGACCGCGACGACAAGAGCGCGCTGTACGTGCTGATGCC